The Gloeothece verrucosa PCC 7822 genome contains a region encoding:
- a CDS encoding PEP-CTERM sorting domain-containing protein has product MKLSLFAITTATLTLGIMGIAQAGTIVVPNFVSTTLSTNPSAGVALNNIINQSGLSVGYTAGADFDAYLASNPTHKGGSATSFFTGTGSIKGSITFDFGTATTLESLAIWNISGILAPQGVSLRDFSLQASSTSDFSSPITLGSFTVPRPTADPTPNNGVFTFTPTTARFFRLNTLTNYGSSIVGLGEIVFEQSQDIRSIPEPLTLLGVGTAVGFSTLFKQTRNKMQKHR; this is encoded by the coding sequence ATGAAATTATCGTTATTCGCTATTACCACCGCCACCCTGACCTTGGGAATAATGGGTATTGCACAAGCAGGAACCATTGTTGTTCCGAACTTTGTTTCTACCACCTTATCAACAAATCCTTCCGCCGGTGTAGCCCTTAATAACATTATCAACCAATCAGGCTTATCTGTTGGTTATACAGCAGGGGCTGATTTCGATGCCTATTTAGCCAGTAATCCCACTCATAAGGGTGGATCAGCAACTAGTTTTTTCACAGGTACTGGATCAATAAAAGGTTCAATCACCTTTGATTTTGGTACAGCCACCACCTTAGAAAGTCTTGCTATCTGGAACATATCTGGGATACTTGCGCCCCAAGGGGTCAGTTTAAGGGACTTCTCCTTACAAGCCTCATCCACATCAGATTTTAGCAGTCCGATCACTTTAGGTTCATTTACAGTACCTCGACCAACAGCCGACCCAACGCCTAATAATGGGGTGTTTACTTTTACCCCAACCACTGCTCGATTTTTCCGTTTAAATACTCTAACTAACTATGGAAGTTCTATAGTAGGTTTAGGAGAGATCGTTTTTGAACAATCTCAAGATATTCGCTCTATTCCTGAACCTTTAACTTTATTGGGTGTGGGAACAGCCGTAGGGTTTAGTACATTGTTTAAACAAACAAGAAATAAAATGCAAAAACATCGATGA